One Rosa chinensis cultivar Old Blush chromosome 3, RchiOBHm-V2, whole genome shotgun sequence DNA window includes the following coding sequences:
- the LOC112193291 gene encoding protein SUPPRESSOR OF QUENCHING 1, chloroplastic isoform X1 has product MAMKLLSPPSSSLSQPTRLFCLHSTSTRPKPISVPTLLFQRTPKRFVFSKRMVVKACVKVEEKNVQESSGSEWGKVSAVLFDMDGVLCNSEEPSRRAAVEVFAEMGVETTVEDFVPFGGTGEANFLGGVAAVKGVKGFDTEAAKKRFFEIYLDKYAKPDSGIGYPGALELVTQCKSKGLKVAVASSADLIKVKANLAAANLPLSLFDAIVSADAFENLKPSPDIFLAASKILDVIPSECIVIEDALAGVQAANAAKMRCIAVKTTLSEEALMSAGPSIIRNQIGNISLDDILSGGSDGYNGKMQGLQFLNSSSQTTSEKLTERDTDSSGAANDGIFSFGGVVRRDIVKYGSLGIALSCLAFTISNWKAMQYTSPNAIWNVIFGVNQPSIAQKEGESKLERIQQFVNYISDLETRGTAPIVPEFPPKLDWLNTAPIKLSKDLKGKVVVLDFWTYCCINCMHVLPDLEFLEKKYKDMPFTVVGVHSAKFDNEKDLEAIRNAVLRYNITHPVVNDGDMYLWRELGVNSWPTFAVVGPNGRLLAQLSGEGRRKDLDDLVEAALLYYGRKKILDNAPLPLSLEKDNDPRLFTSPLKFPGKLAVDVENNRLFISDSNHNRIVVTDLDGNFIVQIGSTGEEGLRDGSFDDATFNRPQGLAYNTKKNLLYVADTENHALREIDFVNETVHTLAGNGTKGSDYRGGGKGSTQLLNSPWDVCFHPVNEKVYIAMAGQHQIWQLDTSDGITRAFSGDGYERNLNGSSSSSTSFAQPSGISLSPDMTELYIADSESSSIRAVVLKTGGSRLLAGGDPFFSDNLFKFGDHDGMGSEVLLQHPLGVLCTKGGQIYIADSYNHKIKKLDPDSKRVSTIAGTGKAGFKDGTALEAQLSEPSGIIEATNGRLFVADTNNSLIRYIDLSNKEPELLTLELKGVQPPTAKSKSLKRLRRRLSADTQTVTVDGGSSNEGNLYIKISLPEEYHFSKLLSVVMYKFLMQEARSKFSVETEPETAVLVDPSDGYLSPEGSAVLHFKRSSPSASVGRVNCKVYYCKEDEVCLYQSLLFEVPFHEEIPESNPEEITLAYLVKPRTSTDSLQLPVAR; this is encoded by the exons ATGGCCATGAAGCTACTCTCACCACCCTCCTCTTCTCTCTCACAACCCACCAGGCTCTTCTGCTTACATTCCACCTCAACCAGACCAAAACCCATTTCAGTCCCAACCCTTCTCTTCCAAAGGACCCCAAAACGGTTCGTTTTCTCCAAGAGAATGGTAGTCAAAGCTTGTGTGAAAGTGGAGGAGAAGAACGTTCAAGAATCTTCTGGAAGTGAGTGGGGCAAGGTCTCTGCTGTGCTGTTTGACATGGATGGAGTTCTCTGCAATAGCGAAGAGCCTTCTAGAAGGGCCGCAGTCGAAGTTTTCGCCGAAATGGGGGTTGAGACCACGGTGGAGGACTTTGTTCCTTTCGGAGGAACTG GTGAAGCGAATTTTTTAGGAGGTGTCGCTGCTGTTAAGGGGGTAAAGGGATTCGATACCGAGGCAGCAAAGAAGAGATTCTTTGAGATATATTTGGATAAG TATGCAAAACCAGATTCTGGAATAGGATACCCCGGTGCCCTTGAACTTGTTACTCAG TGTAAAAGCAAAGGCCTTAAGGTTGCTGTTGCATCCAGTGCTGATCTAATCAAGGTTAAGGCAAATCTAGCTGCTGCCAATTTACCACTTTCATT GTTTGATGCTATTGTGTCAGCAGATGCTTTTGAGAATCTGAAACCTTCTCCTGATATATTCTTGGCTGCATCAAAGATCTTGGATGTAATCCCTAGTGAG TGTATTGTAATTGAGGATGCACTAGCTGGAGTGCAGGCTGCCAACGCTGCAAAAATGAG atgtataGCTGTGAAAACTACTCTATCAGAAGAGGCTCTAATGAGTGCTGGTCCATCCATTATTCGAAAtcaaataggaaatatttcacTCGATGATATTCTCAGTGGTGGCTCTGATGGCTATA ATGGGAAGATGCAGGGACTTCAATTTCttaattcttcatctcaaaccaCATCAGAAAAGCTCACGGAAAGAGATACTGATTCTTCTGGTGCTGCCAATGACGGCATTTTCTCGTTTGGAGG GGTTGTTCGGCGAGATATAGTGAAATATGGAAGCTTGGGGATTGCTTTGTCTTGTCTTGCCTTCACCATATCAAACTGGAAG GCAATGCAATATACATCACCTAACGCTATTTGGAATGTGATATTTGGGGTCAACCAGCCATCTATTGCACAGAAAGAAG GTGAATCAAAGTTGGAAAGAATCCAACAATTTGTGAACTATATATCTGACCTGGAAACCAG AGGAACTGCTCCTATTGTGCCAGAATTTCCACCAAAACTTGATTGGTTGAATACAGCTCCCATCAAGTTAAGCAAG GATCTCAAAGGAAAAGTGGTTGTGCTGGACTTTTGGACCTATTGCTGTATAAATTGTATGCATGTACTGCCAGACCTGGAGTTTTTGGAGAAAAAATACAAAGATATGCCG TTCACTGTGGTGGGAGTTCATTCGGCAAAGTTTGATAATGAGAAGGATTTAGAGGCCATTCGGAATGCAGTGTTACGCTATAACATCACTCATCCA GTAGTCAATGATGGAGATATGTATCTATGGAGAGAGCTAGGTGTGAATTCATGGCCAACTTTTGCTGTTGTTGGGCCCAATGGAAGACTTCTTGCTCAACTATCAGGTGAAGGTCGCCGCAAG gATCTTGATGATTTGGTGGAGGCAGCTCTTTTGTACTATGGCCGAAAGAAAATATTGGACAATGCACCACTTCCTTTGAGTTTGGAGAAAGATAATGATCCCCGTCTGTTTACATCTCCATTAAAGTTTCCTGGAAAGCTGGCGGTTGATGTCGAAAACAATAGGCTCTTCATTTCAGACAGTAATCATAACCGCATA GTTGTAACCGACCTAGATGGAAATTTTATTGTCCAAATTGGAAGTACAGGAGAGGAAGGTCTACGTGATGGTTCTTTTGATGATGCCACCTTTAATCGGCCTCAG GGCCTGGCTtacaatacaaaaaaaaatcttctctaCGTCGCGGATACTGAAAACCATGCGTTGAG GGAGATTGACTTTGTTAACGAAACAGTGCATACTCTAGCTGGAAATGGAACCAAAGGCTCTGATTacagaggaggaggaaaaggAAGCACTCAG CTACTCAACTCTCCATGGGATGTCTGCTTTCATCCGGTCAATGAGAAAGTTTATATTGCCATGGCTGGCCAACATCAAATTTGGCAACTTGATACATCTGATGGGATTACTAGAGCATTTAGTGGTGATGGTTATGAAAGAAATCTGAATGGATCAAG CTCTTCAAGCACATCATTTGCACAGCCTTCTGGAATTTCATTATCTCCTG ATATGACGGAGCTGTATATTGCTGATAGTGAGAGTAGCTCCATCAGGGCAGTTGTTTTAAAAACAGGAGGATCGAGATTGCTAGCGGGTGGTGATCCATTTTTCTCAGACAATTTGTTTAAG TTTGGGGACCATGATGGAATGGGTTCTGAAGTACTTCTTCAACATCCACTCGGTGTCTTGTGTACAAAGGGCGGTCAAATCTATATAGCAGATAGCTATAATCACAAG ATAAAGAAGCTAGATCCAGATAGTAAAAGAGTTAGTACCATAGCAGGGACAGGGAAAGCTGGTTTCAAGGACGGAACAGCTCTTGAAGCTCAG CTTTCAGAGCCATCAGGAATCATTGAAGCGACAAATG GGAGACTCTTCGTAGCCGATACAAACAACAGTCTAATCAGATATATTGACTTAAGCAACAAGGAACCTGAACTTCTTACTCTGGAGCTAAAAGGGGTTCAACCTCCCACAGCAAAATCCAAGTCTTTGAAACGCCTCAGAAGGCGCTTATCAGCTGACACACAGACCGTTACAGTTGATGGTGGTTCATCCAATGAGGGGAACCTCTATATTAAAATATCATTACCTGAAGAGTATCATTTTTCAAAG CTTTTGTCAGTTGTCATGTATAAATTTTTAATGCAGGAAGCTCGCAGTAAGTTTAGTGTTGAAACTGAGCCTGAAACTGCAGTTCTCGTTGATCCCTCAGATGGATATCTTAGTCCAGAAGGATCAGCAGTACTTCATTTTAAGAGATCCTCTCCCTCAGCTTCTGTGGGGAGAGTTAATTGCAAG GTTTACtactgcaaagaagatgaggTCTGTTTATACCAATCCTTATTATTTGAGGTACCATTCCATGAGGAAATTCCAGAATCCAACCCAGAAGAAATCACACTTGCCTACCTTGTAAAGCCCAGAACTTCAACAGACAGCTTACAGCTACCAGTTGCACGCTGA
- the LOC112193291 gene encoding protein SUPPRESSOR OF QUENCHING 1, chloroplastic isoform X5, whose translation MAMKLLSPPSSSLSQPTRLFCLHSTSTRPKPISVPTLLFQRTPKRFVFSKRMVVKACVKVEEKNVQESSGSEWGKVSAVLFDMDGVLCNSEEPSRRAAVEVFAEMGVETTVEDFVPFGGTGEANFLGGVAAVKGVKGFDTEAAKKRFFEIYLDKYAKPDSGIGYPGALELVTQCKSKGLKVAVASSADLIKVKANLAAANLPLSLFDAIVSADAFENLKPSPDIFLAASKILDVIPSECIVIEDALAGVQAANAAKMRCIAVKTTLSEEALMSAGPSIIRNQIGNISLDDILSGGSDGYNGKMQGLQFLNSSSQTTSEKLTERDTDSSGAANDGIFSFGGVVRRDIVKYGSLGIALSCLAFTISNWKAMQYTSPNAIWNVIFGVNQPSIAQKEGESKLERIQQFVNYISDLETRGTAPIVPEFPPKLDWLNTAPIKLSKDLKGKVVVLDFWTYCCINCMHVLPDLEFLEKKYKDMPFTVVGVHSAKFDNEKDLEAIRNAVLRYNITHPVVNDGDMYLWRELGVNSWPTFAVVGPNGRLLAQLSGEGRRKDLDDLVEAALLYYGRKKILDNAPLPLSLEKDNDPRLFTSPLKFPGKLAVDVENNRLFISDSNHNRIVVTDLDGNFIVQIGSTGEEGLRDGSFDDATFNRPQGLAYNTKKNLLYVADTENHALREIDFVNETVHTLAGNGTKGSDYRGGGKGSTQLLNSPWDVCFHPVNEKVYIAMAGQHQIWQLDTSDGITRAFSGDGYERNLNGSSSSSTSFAQPSGISLSPDMTELYIADSESSSIRAVVLKTGGSRLLAGGDPFFSDNLFKFGDHDGMGSEVLLQHPLGVLCTKGGQIYIADSYNHKIKKLDPDSKRVSTIAGTGKAGFKDGTALEAQGDSS comes from the exons ATGGCCATGAAGCTACTCTCACCACCCTCCTCTTCTCTCTCACAACCCACCAGGCTCTTCTGCTTACATTCCACCTCAACCAGACCAAAACCCATTTCAGTCCCAACCCTTCTCTTCCAAAGGACCCCAAAACGGTTCGTTTTCTCCAAGAGAATGGTAGTCAAAGCTTGTGTGAAAGTGGAGGAGAAGAACGTTCAAGAATCTTCTGGAAGTGAGTGGGGCAAGGTCTCTGCTGTGCTGTTTGACATGGATGGAGTTCTCTGCAATAGCGAAGAGCCTTCTAGAAGGGCCGCAGTCGAAGTTTTCGCCGAAATGGGGGTTGAGACCACGGTGGAGGACTTTGTTCCTTTCGGAGGAACTG GTGAAGCGAATTTTTTAGGAGGTGTCGCTGCTGTTAAGGGGGTAAAGGGATTCGATACCGAGGCAGCAAAGAAGAGATTCTTTGAGATATATTTGGATAAG TATGCAAAACCAGATTCTGGAATAGGATACCCCGGTGCCCTTGAACTTGTTACTCAG TGTAAAAGCAAAGGCCTTAAGGTTGCTGTTGCATCCAGTGCTGATCTAATCAAGGTTAAGGCAAATCTAGCTGCTGCCAATTTACCACTTTCATT GTTTGATGCTATTGTGTCAGCAGATGCTTTTGAGAATCTGAAACCTTCTCCTGATATATTCTTGGCTGCATCAAAGATCTTGGATGTAATCCCTAGTGAG TGTATTGTAATTGAGGATGCACTAGCTGGAGTGCAGGCTGCCAACGCTGCAAAAATGAG atgtataGCTGTGAAAACTACTCTATCAGAAGAGGCTCTAATGAGTGCTGGTCCATCCATTATTCGAAAtcaaataggaaatatttcacTCGATGATATTCTCAGTGGTGGCTCTGATGGCTATA ATGGGAAGATGCAGGGACTTCAATTTCttaattcttcatctcaaaccaCATCAGAAAAGCTCACGGAAAGAGATACTGATTCTTCTGGTGCTGCCAATGACGGCATTTTCTCGTTTGGAGG GGTTGTTCGGCGAGATATAGTGAAATATGGAAGCTTGGGGATTGCTTTGTCTTGTCTTGCCTTCACCATATCAAACTGGAAG GCAATGCAATATACATCACCTAACGCTATTTGGAATGTGATATTTGGGGTCAACCAGCCATCTATTGCACAGAAAGAAG GTGAATCAAAGTTGGAAAGAATCCAACAATTTGTGAACTATATATCTGACCTGGAAACCAG AGGAACTGCTCCTATTGTGCCAGAATTTCCACCAAAACTTGATTGGTTGAATACAGCTCCCATCAAGTTAAGCAAG GATCTCAAAGGAAAAGTGGTTGTGCTGGACTTTTGGACCTATTGCTGTATAAATTGTATGCATGTACTGCCAGACCTGGAGTTTTTGGAGAAAAAATACAAAGATATGCCG TTCACTGTGGTGGGAGTTCATTCGGCAAAGTTTGATAATGAGAAGGATTTAGAGGCCATTCGGAATGCAGTGTTACGCTATAACATCACTCATCCA GTAGTCAATGATGGAGATATGTATCTATGGAGAGAGCTAGGTGTGAATTCATGGCCAACTTTTGCTGTTGTTGGGCCCAATGGAAGACTTCTTGCTCAACTATCAGGTGAAGGTCGCCGCAAG gATCTTGATGATTTGGTGGAGGCAGCTCTTTTGTACTATGGCCGAAAGAAAATATTGGACAATGCACCACTTCCTTTGAGTTTGGAGAAAGATAATGATCCCCGTCTGTTTACATCTCCATTAAAGTTTCCTGGAAAGCTGGCGGTTGATGTCGAAAACAATAGGCTCTTCATTTCAGACAGTAATCATAACCGCATA GTTGTAACCGACCTAGATGGAAATTTTATTGTCCAAATTGGAAGTACAGGAGAGGAAGGTCTACGTGATGGTTCTTTTGATGATGCCACCTTTAATCGGCCTCAG GGCCTGGCTtacaatacaaaaaaaaatcttctctaCGTCGCGGATACTGAAAACCATGCGTTGAG GGAGATTGACTTTGTTAACGAAACAGTGCATACTCTAGCTGGAAATGGAACCAAAGGCTCTGATTacagaggaggaggaaaaggAAGCACTCAG CTACTCAACTCTCCATGGGATGTCTGCTTTCATCCGGTCAATGAGAAAGTTTATATTGCCATGGCTGGCCAACATCAAATTTGGCAACTTGATACATCTGATGGGATTACTAGAGCATTTAGTGGTGATGGTTATGAAAGAAATCTGAATGGATCAAG CTCTTCAAGCACATCATTTGCACAGCCTTCTGGAATTTCATTATCTCCTG ATATGACGGAGCTGTATATTGCTGATAGTGAGAGTAGCTCCATCAGGGCAGTTGTTTTAAAAACAGGAGGATCGAGATTGCTAGCGGGTGGTGATCCATTTTTCTCAGACAATTTGTTTAAG TTTGGGGACCATGATGGAATGGGTTCTGAAGTACTTCTTCAACATCCACTCGGTGTCTTGTGTACAAAGGGCGGTCAAATCTATATAGCAGATAGCTATAATCACAAG ATAAAGAAGCTAGATCCAGATAGTAAAAGAGTTAGTACCATAGCAGGGACAGGGAAAGCTGGTTTCAAGGACGGAACAGCTCTTGAAGCTCAG GGAGACTCTTCGTAG
- the LOC112193291 gene encoding protein SUPPRESSOR OF QUENCHING 1, chloroplastic isoform X2 — MAMKLLSPPSSSLSQPTRLFCLHSTSTRPKPISVPTLLFQRTPKRFVFSKRMVVKACVKVEEKNVQESSGSEWGKVSAVLFDMDGVLCNSEEPSRRAAVEVFAEMGVETTVEDFVPFGGTGEANFLGGVAAVKGVKGFDTEAAKKRFFEIYLDKYAKPDSGIGYPGALELVTQCKSKGLKVAVASSADLIKVKANLAAANLPLSLFDAIVSADAFENLKPSPDIFLAASKILDVIPSECIVIEDALAGVQAANAAKMRCIAVKTTLSEEALMSAGPSIIRNQIGNISLDDILSGGSDGYNGKMQGLQFLNSSSQTTSEKLTERDTDSSGAANDGIFSFGGVVRRDIVKYGSLGIALSCLAFTISNWKAMQYTSPNAIWNVIFGVNQPSIAQKEGESKLERIQQFVNYISDLETRGTAPIVPEFPPKLDWLNTAPIKLSKDLKGKVVVLDFWTYCCINCMHVLPDLEFLEKKYKDMPFTVVGVHSAKFDNEKDLEAIRNAVLRYNITHPVVNDGDMYLWRELGVNSWPTFAVVGPNGRLLAQLSGEGRRKDLDDLVEAALLYYGRKKILDNAPLPLSLEKDNDPRLFTSPLKFPGKLAVDVENNRLFISDSNHNRIVVTDLDGNFIVQIGSTGEEGLRDGSFDDATFNRPQGLAYNTKKNLLYVADTENHALREIDFVNETVHTLAGNGTKGSDYRGGGKGSTQLLNSPWDVCFHPVNEKVYIAMAGQHQIWQLDTSDGITRAFSGDGYERNLNGSSSSSTSFAQPSGISLSPDMTELYIADSESSSIRAVVLKTGGSRLLAGGDPFFSDNLFKFGDHDGMGSEVLLQHPLGVLCTKGGQIYIADSYNHKIKKLDPDSKRVSTIAGTGKAGFKDGTALEAQLSEPSGIIEATNGRLFVADTNNSLIRYIDLSNKEPELLTLELKGVQPPTAKSKSLKRLRRRLSADTQTVTVDGGSSNEGNLYIKISLPEEYHFSKEARSKFSVETEPETAVLVDPSDGYLSPEGSAVLHFKRSSPSASVGRVNCKVYYCKEDEVCLYQSLLFEVPFHEEIPESNPEEITLAYLVKPRTSTDSLQLPVAR, encoded by the exons ATGGCCATGAAGCTACTCTCACCACCCTCCTCTTCTCTCTCACAACCCACCAGGCTCTTCTGCTTACATTCCACCTCAACCAGACCAAAACCCATTTCAGTCCCAACCCTTCTCTTCCAAAGGACCCCAAAACGGTTCGTTTTCTCCAAGAGAATGGTAGTCAAAGCTTGTGTGAAAGTGGAGGAGAAGAACGTTCAAGAATCTTCTGGAAGTGAGTGGGGCAAGGTCTCTGCTGTGCTGTTTGACATGGATGGAGTTCTCTGCAATAGCGAAGAGCCTTCTAGAAGGGCCGCAGTCGAAGTTTTCGCCGAAATGGGGGTTGAGACCACGGTGGAGGACTTTGTTCCTTTCGGAGGAACTG GTGAAGCGAATTTTTTAGGAGGTGTCGCTGCTGTTAAGGGGGTAAAGGGATTCGATACCGAGGCAGCAAAGAAGAGATTCTTTGAGATATATTTGGATAAG TATGCAAAACCAGATTCTGGAATAGGATACCCCGGTGCCCTTGAACTTGTTACTCAG TGTAAAAGCAAAGGCCTTAAGGTTGCTGTTGCATCCAGTGCTGATCTAATCAAGGTTAAGGCAAATCTAGCTGCTGCCAATTTACCACTTTCATT GTTTGATGCTATTGTGTCAGCAGATGCTTTTGAGAATCTGAAACCTTCTCCTGATATATTCTTGGCTGCATCAAAGATCTTGGATGTAATCCCTAGTGAG TGTATTGTAATTGAGGATGCACTAGCTGGAGTGCAGGCTGCCAACGCTGCAAAAATGAG atgtataGCTGTGAAAACTACTCTATCAGAAGAGGCTCTAATGAGTGCTGGTCCATCCATTATTCGAAAtcaaataggaaatatttcacTCGATGATATTCTCAGTGGTGGCTCTGATGGCTATA ATGGGAAGATGCAGGGACTTCAATTTCttaattcttcatctcaaaccaCATCAGAAAAGCTCACGGAAAGAGATACTGATTCTTCTGGTGCTGCCAATGACGGCATTTTCTCGTTTGGAGG GGTTGTTCGGCGAGATATAGTGAAATATGGAAGCTTGGGGATTGCTTTGTCTTGTCTTGCCTTCACCATATCAAACTGGAAG GCAATGCAATATACATCACCTAACGCTATTTGGAATGTGATATTTGGGGTCAACCAGCCATCTATTGCACAGAAAGAAG GTGAATCAAAGTTGGAAAGAATCCAACAATTTGTGAACTATATATCTGACCTGGAAACCAG AGGAACTGCTCCTATTGTGCCAGAATTTCCACCAAAACTTGATTGGTTGAATACAGCTCCCATCAAGTTAAGCAAG GATCTCAAAGGAAAAGTGGTTGTGCTGGACTTTTGGACCTATTGCTGTATAAATTGTATGCATGTACTGCCAGACCTGGAGTTTTTGGAGAAAAAATACAAAGATATGCCG TTCACTGTGGTGGGAGTTCATTCGGCAAAGTTTGATAATGAGAAGGATTTAGAGGCCATTCGGAATGCAGTGTTACGCTATAACATCACTCATCCA GTAGTCAATGATGGAGATATGTATCTATGGAGAGAGCTAGGTGTGAATTCATGGCCAACTTTTGCTGTTGTTGGGCCCAATGGAAGACTTCTTGCTCAACTATCAGGTGAAGGTCGCCGCAAG gATCTTGATGATTTGGTGGAGGCAGCTCTTTTGTACTATGGCCGAAAGAAAATATTGGACAATGCACCACTTCCTTTGAGTTTGGAGAAAGATAATGATCCCCGTCTGTTTACATCTCCATTAAAGTTTCCTGGAAAGCTGGCGGTTGATGTCGAAAACAATAGGCTCTTCATTTCAGACAGTAATCATAACCGCATA GTTGTAACCGACCTAGATGGAAATTTTATTGTCCAAATTGGAAGTACAGGAGAGGAAGGTCTACGTGATGGTTCTTTTGATGATGCCACCTTTAATCGGCCTCAG GGCCTGGCTtacaatacaaaaaaaaatcttctctaCGTCGCGGATACTGAAAACCATGCGTTGAG GGAGATTGACTTTGTTAACGAAACAGTGCATACTCTAGCTGGAAATGGAACCAAAGGCTCTGATTacagaggaggaggaaaaggAAGCACTCAG CTACTCAACTCTCCATGGGATGTCTGCTTTCATCCGGTCAATGAGAAAGTTTATATTGCCATGGCTGGCCAACATCAAATTTGGCAACTTGATACATCTGATGGGATTACTAGAGCATTTAGTGGTGATGGTTATGAAAGAAATCTGAATGGATCAAG CTCTTCAAGCACATCATTTGCACAGCCTTCTGGAATTTCATTATCTCCTG ATATGACGGAGCTGTATATTGCTGATAGTGAGAGTAGCTCCATCAGGGCAGTTGTTTTAAAAACAGGAGGATCGAGATTGCTAGCGGGTGGTGATCCATTTTTCTCAGACAATTTGTTTAAG TTTGGGGACCATGATGGAATGGGTTCTGAAGTACTTCTTCAACATCCACTCGGTGTCTTGTGTACAAAGGGCGGTCAAATCTATATAGCAGATAGCTATAATCACAAG ATAAAGAAGCTAGATCCAGATAGTAAAAGAGTTAGTACCATAGCAGGGACAGGGAAAGCTGGTTTCAAGGACGGAACAGCTCTTGAAGCTCAG CTTTCAGAGCCATCAGGAATCATTGAAGCGACAAATG GGAGACTCTTCGTAGCCGATACAAACAACAGTCTAATCAGATATATTGACTTAAGCAACAAGGAACCTGAACTTCTTACTCTGGAGCTAAAAGGGGTTCAACCTCCCACAGCAAAATCCAAGTCTTTGAAACGCCTCAGAAGGCGCTTATCAGCTGACACACAGACCGTTACAGTTGATGGTGGTTCATCCAATGAGGGGAACCTCTATATTAAAATATCATTACCTGAAGAGTATCATTTTTCAAAG GAAGCTCGCAGTAAGTTTAGTGTTGAAACTGAGCCTGAAACTGCAGTTCTCGTTGATCCCTCAGATGGATATCTTAGTCCAGAAGGATCAGCAGTACTTCATTTTAAGAGATCCTCTCCCTCAGCTTCTGTGGGGAGAGTTAATTGCAAG GTTTACtactgcaaagaagatgaggTCTGTTTATACCAATCCTTATTATTTGAGGTACCATTCCATGAGGAAATTCCAGAATCCAACCCAGAAGAAATCACACTTGCCTACCTTGTAAAGCCCAGAACTTCAACAGACAGCTTACAGCTACCAGTTGCACGCTGA